The genomic region GTAGCACATTTGAAGTGCACTTTGAAGTATACTCTCAGTAAAGTAGATTAGTAGTTTTATACTGCAAGTATACTTGTAAATTATCTTTAAGTGAACTTAACATCATACTTAAAGTTtgctatttatatattatttttgcactttaagtaTACTACTATGTTCCTATTTAGGTGTTAATTTTTAAACTTCAAATATACCTTtaactttaagtatatttaaagtaaataatTCCTATGTACACAGTGGACTATACAAAAATTGacattatcaggaacatttatttataagacAGTATgtaaaattatgtgaaaaaatatTCAATAGGCTACTCAATCAAAAGtgtaaacacaactacaaatCAAGTACACTTAGAATACTTATATCTATCTCGATCAAATAATAGAGAGGTACAAGTATAAGCCAAATATACTTTTCTGTCAGTATGTCAATTAAGtgtaattttaagtaaatttctAATTAGTACATAAAAAGTAGACAAAGTAAACCACCTTATTTTTTTAGTCTTAAAGTAGTATACTAATAGTACACTTAatgcatattttaaatttactttacCTTAAGCTGTAGTCCAGGCTGAGCTGAGGCTTTAAAGGGTAAATTCTGCCAGTATGTCTGTTCTGTCTGTTTCCACATCACCACATAGAAGCTGGAAGAGTCCTGATAGCCAAAGATGAAGCCCACGTAATCATCATCAGTGGCCGTGTTCACATGGATCGTGCCCTCAAAATCAACACCATTAAATGCTGTGTAACCTAAATAGAGAATAAAGAGGTTAATAGTCGTTGAGACACAGAGATGTCAATCTGTTAGATGTGAAATAAATGAATAGTAAAAGTCACAAAACACCAACTGTGATTTTAATGCAGTCTGTATTAAAAAGGAGAAAGAGTTTTATGTacattgtaaattaaaaaaaatattattttatcgaagttgtgtgtttttataagaaataatatttcagtctttatacttcaaaatttcaagtttaattcaatgtgttagtTGCCATTTCTGTTTAATTATTTGTGacatttactagcaatttctgagtataaattgttttaaagtaaatcttacatatatttttgttcagtgtaCGTACCCACAGCCAAACCCGGGTCACTATTCATGGTCTGCACAATCTCCATGCCCTAAAAAGTTGTTTTATAATACTTCAATACTATTATAAtactttataataaaataaaagcctaaaattattattaatgtaaatcATTTGTAATTATTGCTCACCTGATTTAGTACCACCCAGCTGGGGTCGATCTGAGCATCTCCTTCAGGGTCAAGGATGACTGTCTGGAATGCCCTGAAATCTGTCATAGTGACTTCTGCACTTTCAGGGCACGCATCCAACAAGTCATTCACCTTATCATTGTCAAAGTCTGTCTCACACATGTCACCAACTCCATTGGCTGACGGGAGAGAAGGTACAAAacaaatatgttcatttttagacTGGGTCAATAAGACAATAAGGATATATGTGACCTGTAATGAATACTAGTATACTGGTTACcgcataatattatttttttaatctgaaaAGTCTTTGAGTTCCTTTGTCACACTGGAAATAGAGTCATATACACTGCATTGTGGGACACAGTATTTCTTGCAATGTGCTCTGTTACTGCATTCTGGCAAATATAGTAGGTCATCCAAAATTCACAAACTGTGCACTATATTTATACTGCAGAAACAGTAAGAGTAGTATGCTAGTATGCTTTTTCAAATACAGAATTAAGAATCAGACCGTCAGAGTCTTTTTGACTGGGGTTGGGAACAAGTCTGCAGTTATCAGGGCCAGGGGGGAGGATATCTGGAATTCCGTcgttatcatcatcatcatcacattcGTCCCCAATGCCATCATTATCTGAGTCCAGCTGAGAACTATTGGGCACTTCAGGACAGTTATCCCTCGTGTCCTGATATCCATCACCATCCCTACACACATAAAATCATTTACACTAGGTCTATAAACACTGAATGATGAGCAGATTTTGCTGAGGAATGAAATACACCACAAAAGATCATTGAAACTGGCTTATACCAAAAGGAAACAAACTTAAAACAAGTATTACACTTTAAGAGAACTGTAAAAATCATTTTACCTGTTCTTgggtaaaataaacatttatcaacacaagtaCTTACATGTCCTTGTTTGTATCACATACATCTCCCACCAAATCGTTGTCCATATCTGActgaaaatagaaaaaaagtaaaatatgagAATTAATCATTGCATTTATACTTGAAAAGCAGGGTTGTTATAGTTCCTGCTCCTTTTCCTTCAGTGGATCAAGTGCTACTATTTGTTCACAAAATCTAAccaatttcattttatttattctttaataattatgGAACAAATGTTGACACAACTGATGTCAACTCAACTCTTGTTTGGTAATAGCAGTTGTTAGCTAACATGAGTTACTGCATCTGTAGTTATCAACAGTTCTGAACtaatgatagatagattgatcATGTTCATTTTGAAGCTTCATATTTTTAGGAATATGATtcaagtttaaagggttagttcacccaaaaatgaaaataatgtcatttattactcaccctcatgtcgttctacacccgtaagaccttcattcatcttcggaacacaaattaagatattttgattaaatccgatggctcaatgaggcctctatagacagGCAATGCCATTgtaactctcaagatccataaaggtactaaaaacatgtttaaaaccaTTAATTtgagtggttctaccttaatattataaagcgacgagaataaaacaaaataacgacttttcaacaatatagtgatgggccgttttcaaaacactgcttctgagctttacgaatcgaatcagtgatttggatctcctatcaaacggctaaactgctataatcacgtgactttggcactctgaaTCACTGATCCAATCTGTAAAGCTCagcagcagtgttttgaaatcagcccatcactatattgttgaaaagtcgttattttgtttttttggtgcacaaaaagtatgaactgttttaaacatgtttttactacctttatggatcttgaagtttacaatggcattgctgtctatagatgcctcactgagccattggatttaatcaaaatatcttaatttgtgttctgaagatgaacaaagctcttacaggtgtggaatgacatgagtaattaataacattattttcaattttgggtgaactaacccttcaagttGTCATGTTGTGGAATTTGCctattaaaaatgtaacattttaatttaactcTGCTCAAATGAATGAGCAGTGTTTAAAATTAAAGCAATGAGAATGATTAAtgcaaaaacattttgtcaGGTAACCTAAAAAAACTGTAGTGCCTCAAGGTTCAGTGTTTGGACCTCTACTCCTCTCGATATACACAATCTCACTGGGCAGTGGGCACTGTCAGAAAAGTACACGAATTCTATGATTCTACACAAATGATAGAGATTTTTATGTGATTCAAGCCTGACTATCCCAGTTGTATCTCTGCCTGCCTTTTTTAGACATCTCAACCTGGATGAAGAAACTTCAGCTTCAACTCTGGATGGTACTCCATCTTCCCTTTACCATTAAATTGATCCCGTTGTCTAACCTGCAAAGGATCGTTGATCTCAGGACAGCTGTCACATGCGTCACCCACACCATCTCCATCTCGGTCAGTTTGCATGGGATTGGGTATCTTAGGACAGTTATCCAACATGTTAGGGATGCCTGTGAAAAGAATACAGTGGTGAGAATAGATGATGTGGTACAATGCTATAAAACAACGAAAGAGTTAAAAGTGAATAGGCCAGTACCATCTCCATCAATATCATTGTCACAGATATCTCCTTTGCCATTGCCATCAGTATCAAGCTGATCTCCATTGGGAACATTAGGGCAGTTGTCGCAAGCATCGCCATAGGAATCTGTGTCAGAGTTCTGCTGGTCCTTATTGGGTACCAGACGACAGTTGTCCTGGAAACATGCCAAATTAGAACAGCTACTGCTTAGGATCTGTCCCACAGACAACTTGCttcaaaatattgaaaaatattataTGAAAACAGTGTGGTGTCCAATTATTGCttaatatttaaacaattcTTAGCCACTTGATCAGAAACCTCAACATTTTTAATTCCGTCTCCATCTGCATCCTCGTCACACTGATCACCAATCCCATCTCCATCTGTATCTTCTTGCCCAGAGTTTGGGGTATTCACACAGTTATCCTGCACAGGGATAATATTcaaattattaatatacatattaTGCCAAAAGCATGATTAAGAAATCACAACAGCgataaaaatatgttttgctAAAGAAAAAACTGCCATCAGTTAAGCAGAAAACTATTCAAAGGTTTGCAAACAATGAAGTGGACAAAATATGGCAAATTCAATACAGTTGTGGGTTTTTTAGTGCTAAAACCTGCTTCGCATTCACTAACTACCCACAATCTAATTTAACCAGGTGCTATTTGAACTGGTGTTGCGACGCAATCGAGTAATACTCAGATGGCCAACGTAATTTTGTTTaagggtcattgacgaataaggtttttaaaagtgaaaaaaacataatggaaatataattaaatttgaAGATTCATTAATTGTTAACAaagagattatgtggtttttataatcatttataatcaacatgcttttgtcattttttacaatgtggacaaaatttgtcactaaaaacacttttggttataccgaatgaccatattttcaaacaatgctaaacaggctgatatctagctagttAGCTTCCTAGCTAGATAGCAAATGGAcaatcaaatattttatatttagtacaagtttttaaaatattacaacattttccatgttttatagcgtttgtaccaaatgacctgatgttgACCTGAATGACattaatgaaattcatttttccggacattctttctcatatcAAAGCAACTACATCTACACATacttttaataccattttgcactatgttaatatatgatgctataaaatcatgccagaataaaaaatatatacatttattacatttttagatattttaatcacaaatgaaatggctatattggcctttggacggttaaaattacctttttttgacacttcaaaatctttataatacctttatatgtagcaaaatataattaaaacctttgaGATTCattaaaagagatctagttgtactacctcacatactttggatgtcatatctttgttttttattattattaaggcctatggacaaaaatgacccgtcacatCACTGACCCTTAAACAAGATGTTTGTGCACCTTGTATTAATCAAGATGGTAGTAATTCATCAACTGATGAAGAAGAGTGTTCTAACCAGTATTTTCcagtattttaaaaaagctGATTCAGGTGCCTGGATTGAGTGAACCGGCCTGTGCAATACGGCATGACAATTTTGTTCAGCACAAAATTAATGTTTGTCTGCTGATGCATAATTCTTAGTGAATTGGGTGATCAAACAAGGCAGGTGTGCAATTAAAATAACTATCAGTGGGTCCAGTTTATTCTTATTGAATGAGTATGTACCGCTCTGCAGTGTTTGTCGTTGTCAATGCATGGAAGAGGCTCATCAGGGTAACCATCAATGTCTGAGTCTGGACCACAAATGTTTCCATTACCTGCCCAGCCAACATTACACTGCGGGACACAAAACGGAGAGAAGGATCAGCCATTTGGACAATTCTGGATTTTTTAGTTGAAAGAACCAAATAGGTAATCCATGCATGTGCTTCAATTacaaatgaatattttggattCAAGATTCTCACCAAGCAGGAAATGTCACTACTGAGGCCCATCACACAGTATGCATTTACATCACAGGGGCTATAGCCCAGGGTTTCACACGTCCGCCTTGCAAAACAGCCTGCGGTCTGATTACCCACAAACCCTGCTTTACACTGGCCACACTTGAACGATCCCTATGAAAAGAGAGCAGTCAGTTTGGTAGTGGTACGTTCGTGTTTCATCACTTATGGCTGCTCTGTTTGACTTGCCAATTCTGGtgataatttatttaaagtgcAAATTTTGACAGTTTACTCACCACAGTATTTATACAGACTGAGTTGGGAACACAGGCACTGGAGTACTCAGCACACTCATCTATATCAACAcattcctgaaaaaaataaacaatattcaCACTGTAAAAGTCttttcacactaagaaaaagtTAAATAGTGAAGCTAATCACAGACATAAAGTCTGCtcaatgaaattaataattGTGAGGCCTGAATATGCTAATATCTTTACATTGTGATTTTGTTATCCGTATTATTGTTGgttgtaattgtttttttgacACATTTTTACCTGCTTGTGGCTTTTGGCAAACTCAAAACCAACTCCGCTGAGTGTTGGACCACTGAATCCTATGGGACAGGACTCACAGGTGAAGCCTTTAGCTGTGTTCACACACAACTCTGCAGAGAAACAGGGCTGAGCAGTACACTATAACAAAAGAGAtattgagagaaaaaagaaatgtaCAGCAAAAATGGAACTTATGTTCTAAATGCAACTTCCATTTTCTGCTGCAGCACAGTCTATATCAATATGCTTTGCTAAGATGTCATGAGTATGGCTATATAGTTGCTAGCTGCTTGCTTACTGGCCCAAGTCAAAAGATCCAACCCCCAAGCCTCTATAGTATTCTGGTCAGATACTCTTGTGAAAAAGAACTAGAAGTCTATTTAAATCTATTGAATGTAGTCTGTTACACTTAAAGTTCATATACTATGTTTATAATATGTGTTTTggtttatatatctatatctgaAGACTTCAGATATAGAAGCTGCTAAACGCCACctctgtcaaaaatgagataacAATATTGAGTGAATGCTCTCAGCACATAGTATGCGTTCATCAAAAATCGCTAAATCCCAGCCTCAGTTCGGTTCAAAATACTGGTTCGTTGGCAGAAACCTCTACCACAGAAACCACTTCCCTTTGCCAGTAAAAGTTCAcagaaccaatcagaagatgCGAATCGAATCATATGATTTCAAGATGAATCACAATGAATGGATAAGTGCGTTTGAGCCAGTTTTGGTTGTCGAGCTGAAAGTTTTTATCCAGTTTAAAGAGATTTTTAACTAAACAAGATGGATGAGTATGATGAAATGGATGAACCTGTGGTAGTTTCAGTTACTGGCAAAAGGAAACATCATCAACCTCATAATTCTTTTGTTCTAAGGCTAAAGAAAATCGTTACAGTGGCAATGACAGGATTTCAAGAGTAGCATGTAAACGCAACAGTGTTTCGTGTGCTGCTGTAACTCTGACAGAAATGggcataactttatatttagtgATTTTGCAACCGTTTATTTTGTCTTGTCTAAAGAGGTGAACTTAAGagatttttgcaaaaaaaaaaaaaaaaaaacacacaaggaCTTTTGCAGCAAAAGACAATCAAATTTGCTAAATGACGCTGAATtgactaaagtgacatttttgaaaataaggcaTTTCAATAACTGATTAATAaccattgccattaaagtgaaattactgaatcTAAACATAGGAGcctgaaaaaaaagaagctcatttgaaagaaatatatatatatatatatatatatatatatattttttttttttttttttttttaagtatattatttctgtaataagtactctttttaaaattatgctaaagtgtactttttcacaagggtatgACTCgggcaaatatttttttttaaatagcttgGGTGCAATTTTCACAAGCAACTGGtaaattttcaaaactctaagtactaatatcacaacagatcatcaaaagtgcactttttttcaaacatttcagcatattttcaattgtgTTAGTACAAAAGTTAGTGAAAGTTAGTACTTTCATAATGCTATTACTATCAAACTTTTGA from Chanodichthys erythropterus isolate Z2021 chromosome 15, ASM2448905v1, whole genome shotgun sequence harbors:
- the thbs3b gene encoding thrombospondin-3b, with product MRMELRKIVPNLLVLYVAFGHFSKSSEIKVINILELHDVRQTAAAIENLSGALQTVGDLYITSTFMLPAKLGGVLFGLYDKEDNKKYLEIAAVGKINKLLVRYLRSDGKAHAVNLQNPVLAEGRTQSLILRMGGLRRSHINLELYVNCRLVDSAQGLPSFVGLPSEAESVDVRTGQKSYARIQGSVESIKLALGGSLATAGLLIDCPFQGDTAINNAVTSDINAILGDHTKALIGQLIIFNQIMGELREDIREQTKEMSLIRNTILECQVCGFHEPQSRCHPNPCFNGVSCMERMTYPGYQCGPCPQGMTGNGTHCQDIDECTAQPCFSAELCVNTAKGFTCESCPIGFSGPTLSGVGFEFAKSHKQECVDIDECAEYSSACVPNSVCINTVGSFKCGQCKAGFVGNQTAGCFARRTCETLGYSPCDVNAYCVMGLSSDISCLCNVGWAGNGNICGPDSDIDGYPDEPLPCIDNDKHCRADNCVNTPNSGQEDTDGDGIGDQCDEDADGDGIKNVEDNCRLVPNKDQQNSDTDSYGDACDNCPNVPNGDQLDTDGNGKGDICDNDIDGDGIPNMLDNCPKIPNPMQTDRDGDGVGDACDSCPEINDPLQSDMDNDLVGDVCDTNKDMDGDGYQDTRDNCPEVPNSSQLDSDNDGIGDECDDDDDNDGIPDILPPGPDNCRLVPNPSQKDSDANGVGDMCETDFDNDKVNDLLDACPESAEVTMTDFRAFQTVILDPEGDAQIDPSWVVLNQGMEIVQTMNSDPGLAVGYTAFNGVDFEGTIHVNTATDDDYVGFIFGYQDSSSFYVVMWKQTEQTYWQNLPFKASAQPGLQLKAVKSRTGPGEYLRNALWHTGDTPGEVILLWRDPRNVGWKDRTSYRWHLAHRPQVGYIRLRLYEGTALVADSGVVIDTTMRGGRLGVFCFSQENVIWSNLGYRCNDSLPDDFTLYQKQMNLRT